A region of Arabidopsis thaliana chromosome 5, partial sequence DNA encodes the following proteins:
- the GER2 gene encoding germin-like protein 2 (germin-like protein 2 (GER2); CONTAINS InterPro DOMAIN/s: Cupin, RmlC-type (InterPro:IPR011051), Cupin 1 (InterPro:IPR006045), Germin (InterPro:IPR001929), RmlC-like jelly roll fold (InterPro:IPR014710), Germin, manganese binding site (InterPro:IPR019780); BEST Arabidopsis thaliana protein match is: RmlC-like cupins superfamily protein (TAIR:AT5G39160.1); Has 1499 Blast hits to 1493 proteins in 87 species: Archae - 0; Bacteria - 4; Metazoa - 0; Fungi - 31; Plants - 1451; Viruses - 0; Other Eukaryotes - 13 (source: NCBI BLink).) has product MRVSQSLVPFAIIALVLSFVNAYDPSPLQDFCVAIDDLKGVFVNGRFCKDPKRVDAKDFFFSGLNVPGNTNNQVGSNVTTVNVDQIPGLNTMGISLVRIDYAPHGQNPPHTHPRGSEILVLVEGTLYVGFVSSNQDNNRLFAKVLHPGDVFVFPIGMIHFQVNVGKIPAVAFAGLSSQNAGVITIANTVFGSNPPIYPELLARAFQLDASVVKELQAKFGSI; this is encoded by the exons ATGAGGgtttctcaatctcttgtCCCTTTTGCCATAATTGCTTTGGTCCTTTCCTTTGTCAATGCTTATGATCCAAGTCCACTCCAAGACTTCTGTGTTGCCATTGATGACCTAAAAGGCG TTTTTGTGAATGGTAGGTTTTGTAAAGACCCGAAGCGAGTCGATGcaaaagattttttcttctcaggtCTCAATGTGCCCGGGAACACCAATAATCAAGTTGGCTCTAATGTGACCACTGTTAATGTTGATCAGATCCCAGGGCTAAACACCATGGGAATATCATTGGTCCGCATAGACTACGCACCGCATGGCCAAAATCCACCTCACACGCACCCTCGTGGCTCAGAGATCCTTGTCCTTGTCGAAGGAACATTATACGTCGGTTTTGTCTCTTCCAATCAAGATAACAACCGGTTATTCGCCAAAGTATTGCACCCCGGTGATGTTTTCGTGTTCCCCATAGGAATGATCCATTTTCAGGTAAATGTGGGGAAAATTCCAGCAGTTGCTTTTGCGGGATTGAGTAGCCAGAACGCAGGTGTTATCACAATTGCAAACACTGTGTTTGGGTCCAATCCTCCGATTTATCCAGAGCTTCTTGCCAGGGCGTTCCAGTTGGATGCAAGTGTTGTCAAAGAACTTCAGGCCAAGTTTGGGTCCATATGA
- the GER2 gene encoding germin-like protein 2 (germin-like protein 2 (GER2); CONTAINS InterPro DOMAIN/s: Cupin, RmlC-type (InterPro:IPR011051), Cupin 1 (InterPro:IPR006045), RmlC-like jelly roll fold (InterPro:IPR014710), Germin (InterPro:IPR001929), Germin, manganese binding site (InterPro:IPR019780); BEST Arabidopsis thaliana protein match is: RmlC-like cupins superfamily protein (TAIR:AT5G39160.2); Has 30201 Blast hits to 17322 proteins in 780 species: Archae - 12; Bacteria - 1396; Metazoa - 17338; Fungi - 3422; Plants - 5037; Viruses - 0; Other Eukaryotes - 2996 (source: NCBI BLink).): MRVSQSLVPFAIIALVLSFVNAYDPSPLQDFCVAIDDLKGGLNVPGNTNNQVGSNVTTVNVDQIPGLNTMGISLVRIDYAPHGQNPPHTHPRGSEILVLVEGTLYVGFVSSNQDNNRLFAKVLHPGDVFVFPIGMIHFQVNVGKIPAVAFAGLSSQNAGVITIANTVFGSNPPIYPELLARAFQLDASVVKELQAKFGSI, translated from the exons ATGAGGgtttctcaatctcttgtCCCTTTTGCCATAATTGCTTTGGTCCTTTCCTTTGTCAATGCTTATGATCCAAGTCCACTCCAAGACTTCTGTGTTGCCATTGATGACCTAAAAGGCG gtCTCAATGTGCCCGGGAACACCAATAATCAAGTTGGCTCTAATGTGACCACTGTTAATGTTGATCAGATCCCAGGGCTAAACACCATGGGAATATCATTGGTCCGCATAGACTACGCACCGCATGGCCAAAATCCACCTCACACGCACCCTCGTGGCTCAGAGATCCTTGTCCTTGTCGAAGGAACATTATACGTCGGTTTTGTCTCTTCCAATCAAGATAACAACCGGTTATTCGCCAAAGTATTGCACCCCGGTGATGTTTTCGTGTTCCCCATAGGAATGATCCATTTTCAGGTAAATGTGGGGAAAATTCCAGCAGTTGCTTTTGCGGGATTGAGTAGCCAGAACGCAGGTGTTATCACAATTGCAAACACTGTGTTTGGGTCCAATCCTCCGATTTATCCAGAGCTTCTTGCCAGGGCGTTCCAGTTGGATGCAAGTGTTGTCAAAGAACTTCAGGCCAAGTTTGGGTCCATATGA
- a CDS encoding myb-like protein Q (unknown protein; BEST Arabidopsis thaliana protein match is: unknown protein (TAIR:AT5G39140.1); Has 65 Blast hits to 65 proteins in 10 species: Archae - 0; Bacteria - 0; Metazoa - 0; Fungi - 0; Plants - 65; Viruses - 0; Other Eukaryotes - 0 (source: NCBI BLink).), with protein sequence MDQETKPGYEPDRIPHSVFATSVTPKQEWSIQSNESLFSIHMGDHSFSKMYKSGELTNFEYTASPYISYYNNNIDNKIAPTDAGTKEVNITMVETGPKTGNRDGLTNVPKPDPRQQIPISPTKSCHSETSNNSTTSFAFPTLGEYQQERKTSLNTKSESGKRELSRLDSKTGLYPDDSKQGGAGAGAGGWLSCCLCFSVKN encoded by the exons ATGGACCAGGAAACTAAACCAGGCTATGAACCGGATCGGATTCCACATTCGGTTTTTGCAACCTCGGTAACTCCAAAACAAGAATGGAGTATCCAATCGAACGAGTCTTTGTTCAGTATTCACATGGGAGACCATAGTTTCTCCAAGATGTATAAATCTGGAGAACTCACCAATTTCGAATATACTGCTTCGCCCTATATTAGCTACTATAACAATAACATTGATAACAAAATTGCTCCGACTGACGCTGGAACCAAAGAAGTCAATATAACCATGGTGGAAACCGGACCAAAAACCGGTAATCGAGATGGCTTAACCAATGTTCCTAAACCGGATCCACGACAACAGATTCCTATTTCTCCAACCAAGTCTTGTCACTCCGAAACAAGTAATAACAGTACAACTTCTTTCGCATTTCCCAC ATTAGGAGAGTACCAACAAGAGCGAAAGACATCACTAAACACGAAGAGTGAAAGTGGAAAAAGAGAACTATCAAGACTTGACTCGAAGACCGGATTGTACCCGGATGATTCGAAACAGGGCGGTGCTGGTGCTGGTGCTGGTGGTTGGCTTTCTTGTTGTCTCTGTTTTTCGGTGAAAAATTGA